TCGGATCGCCGAGAGCGGGATCAGGGTCAGGTTATGTGAGATGCGTCCTGTTCGAATGACTCCCGCTCACCAGACGGGTTACCTGGCTGAATTGGTTTGCAGTAATTCCCTAAAGTCTGAGGACCCGGCAACTGCCCAAGGCTTACTGAAGGCTGAGATGAGACTGTTGGGGTCTTTGCTGCTGGATTGTGCTGAGGACTGTCGTGTTCCTGCGGGGTCGGCTTTGGCCGTAGAACGAGAGCTTTTTGCTGCTAAGGTAACCGGGATCATCCGTTCCCATCCTCTTATTCGGGTAGAAGAAAGAGAGATTACCTGCATTCCCGAGGAGGGTATTACTATTATTGCAACCGGACCGTTAACCTCTGACCGGTTAGCGGCATGGATAAGGGATGTTACCGGAGAGGACAACCTTTATTTTTACGATGCGGTAGCACCGGTGGTGACTGCCGATAGCTTGGATTTTTCAAAGATATTCCGAGGGTCGCGGTACGGAAAGGGTGGGGATGACTACCTAAACTGTCCCCTAACGGAAGAAGAGTACCGAAGGTTTTACCGTGCCCTGGTCGAAGCAGATGTCCATGAAGGCCATCCGGTGGATAAAGGGCTCTTTTTTGAAGGATGCATGCCGATAGAGGTCATTGCTCGCCGGGGGGAAGCGGCTTTATGCTTCGGCCCGATGCGGCCGGTGGGGCTTGAGTCGGGTGATGGTAAACGGGTGCACGCGGTTGTACAACTTCGACAGGAAAACCGAGAAGGAACTCTTTACAGTTTGGTTGGCTTTCAGACCAGGCTGAGGTTTAAAGAGCAGGAAAGGGTGTTCAGGTTGATTCCAGGACTGGAGAAAGCGGAGTTCGTGCGCTATGGGGTTATGCATCGCAACACCTACATCAACAGTCCCCGGTTACTCGAGCCAACCCTTGCATTCACACCAAAAGATGGCGTGTTCTTTGCCGGGCAGATTACCGGGTGCGAGGGTTATATGGAGTCCGCCGCTACCGGGATTTTGGCAGGGCTGAACGCGGTGCGTCTCGCGGCAGGCAAGCCCTTACTGGTTTTACCGAGGACTACCATGATAGGCGCTTTGTGCCATCACATCACCTCCGCCTCTGGTGACAGGTTCCAGCCAATGAACGCTAATTTCGGTCTACTGCCTCCCTTAGAGGAGAAGGTTAAAGGGCGAAGGGAAAGGTATTTGGCGTATAGCAAAAGATCGCTTCGTAGTCTTCAAGAATTTGTTGATAAAGCGGAGTTAGGCTGAACCAGAGCTCGATATGAAAGGGACTGAGTGGGCTTAGTGTTATTGTCGCACGTAAAGAGGTTCCTCGAACACCTCGAGATTGAAAAAGGAGCATCTCCCTTGACTCTGGCGGGCTACAGATCGGATCTCGAGCGTTTTGTGGCTCACTTCGCGGATAAAAGGGGTATCGGGCCGGAAGAAATCGGGTTTGAGGTTCTTGATCCCCGAACGGTCAGGGAGTATCTGGCTCATTTACAAGAATGCGGGCTAAAAAGGTCAACCATGGCCCGCAAGGTGGCGGCTTTAAGGTCGTTTGGCAAGTATCTGTGCAGCTCCCAGATCATCGAGGTTAACCCGGTTGCCACCGTATCCACGCCCAGAAGGGAGAAGAGACTGCCGCGTTTTCTCTACTCGCAAGAAGTGGAAGCTTTGCTGGCAGCACCTGATGGGGGTGATGTTTTGGGATTGCGAGACCAGGCCATACTGGAACTTCTATACGCTACTGGGATCCGGGTAGGAGAGTTGGTGGGCCTGGATTTACCTGATTTCGACGCAGAAGAAAGGTTTATCAGGGTAATGGGCAAAGGGAGCAAAGAGCGGATAGTACCCGTGGGAGCAAGGGCGGTTGAGGCCATGAACAGGTACTTGAACAGCAGCCGCCGGGTGTTGGCGGCTAGAAAACAGGGAACTGAAAACGCGATTTTTTTGAACCGGCACGGTACAAGGTTGTCGGCAAGGGGGGTAAGAAACATCGTGAACCGGTATGTAGAAGAAATTGCCTTGCGGCTAAAGATCAGCCCGCATACCCTGCGTCACACCTTTGCTACTCATTTGTTAAACGGTGGGGCGGACCTTCGCTCTGTGCAGGAGCTCTTAGGCCATGCCAGATTGTCTACAACTCAGGTCTATACTCATGTTACCGCTGAGCGGTTAAAGAACATTTACGACGACAAATTTCCCCGGAGGTGATGGGCATGTTTCGGGCAACTACGATTGTAGCAGTCAAGAAAGACGGTGAGGTTACCATAGCGGGCGATGGGCAGGTTACATACGGACAGACCTTCGTGCTAAAGGCCCAGGCCAAAAAAATACGAACATTATACAACGGTAAGGTGTTGGCAGGGTTTGCCGGATCCGTAGCCGATGCCATCACTCTTTTCGAAAGGTTTGAGGACTGTTTACGCGAGAGTAACGGGAACCTCACCCGGGCAGCGGTGGAGGTAGCGAAGCAGTGGAGGACAGACCGGGTGTTAAGGAGGTTGGAGGCTCTTTTGATAGTGGCCGATAAGGAAAAGATGTTTCTGATTTCCGGAAGTGGCGAGGTCATCGAACCCGACGATCAGGTAGTGGCTATAGGGTCAGGAGGACCGTATGCCTTGGCTGCAGCCCGAGCCCTACTTAGGCATACGCAACTCTCCAGCCGCGAGATCGCGGAAGAAGCTCTGAGGATCGCGGCGGAGATATGTGTCTTTACCAACGGCAACATTTCGGTCGAACAACTGAAGTGAGAGGAGTGGGTGTATGGAAAACCTTACCCCCCGGGCGATTGTGGAAGAATTGGACCGTTACATCGTGGGCCAAGAAGCGGCTAAAAAGGCGGTAGCGATTGCCCTGAGGAACCGCTACCGTAGGAAGAAGTTGCCGGCGGAGATAGGAGAAGAGATATACCCTAAAAACATTATTATGATCGGGCCAACTGGCGTTGGAAAGACCGAGATTGCCCGCAGGCTGGCCAAATTGGTAAACGCTCCCTTTATTAAGGTGGAAGCTACTAAGTTTACCGAGGTAGGCTACGTAGGACGAGACGTTGATTCTATGATAAGGGATCTAGTAGAAACCTCTGTGCAGATGATAAAGAAAGAAAAGATGGCCGAGGTGGAAAACAAGGCTCGCAAGCTGGCTGAAGAACGAATAGTAGATTACATGCTGCCCTTACCCAAAAAGAGAGGATCCCAGGTGGTTAACCCGCTGGAGTTCTTGTTAGGCAGGACATCCTCGGAAACTGACAACCAAGACTCGGACATAGGACCCGGCTACGAGGACATAAGGCGACGGCGAGAAATACTATCCACCAAGATTGCCCGCATGGAGCTGGAAGACGAGCTGATCGAGATCGAGGTCGAGGAAAAACCCGTATCGTTTTTCGAGGTTTTTTCGGGAGCTGGCGTCGAGGAGATGGGAATCAACCTTCAAGACATGCTGGGCAGCCTGGCGCCCAAGTCGAAGAAAAAGAGAAAGGTGACGGTAGCGGAAGCGAGGAGGATACTTACCAACGAAGAGTCTCAAAAGCTGATTGACATGGATGAGGTGCAACGGGAAGCTGTCTACCGTGCCGAAAACTCCGGTATAATCTTTCTGGACGAAATCGACAAAATTGCTGGCCGCGAAACCGGCCACGGACCAGACGTGTCTAGAGGTGGAGTGCAAAGAGACATATTGCCCATTGTCGAGGGTTCAACCGTGATGACCAAGTACGGCCCTGTCAAGACCGATCACATTCTTTTTATTGCCGCAGGTGCTTTTCATATAACCAAGCCATCAGATTTAATACCTGAACTGCAAGGAAGGTTTCCCATCAGGGTAGAACTGACCAGCCTGACCGTTGAAGACTTCCGACGGATCCTCACCGAACCCGATAATTCCCTTATCAAGCAGTACGTAGCCTTGTTATCGACCGAGGGGGTAGATATTTCTTTTACTCCTGAAGCAATAGACTATATCGCGCAGGTTTCTTATGAGGTGAACGCCAGTACCGAGAACATAGGGGCAAGGAGGTTACACACCATCTTAGAGAAAGTGCTGGAGGATCTTCTGTTTGAGGCAAGTGAAATGGCAGGTCAAACGGTGGTTATTGATAAAGCTTATGTAGAGGCCCGGCTCGGTCCTATTATAAAGGACGAGGACCTGAGTCGATATATACTATAAGAGCGAGTAATTTGGGAGAGGAGGTAGGAGGTTGGCGGGGGTTAGTCTTTGGAAAAGGTGTCTCGGTTTGAGCGAGGTGACAGAGCAGCAAGACGAAGCACCGGTGGATTTTGGCCAGATGGCGGCTTTGATTGCGCAAAATATTGACTGTAACGTTTATATAGTGGGACGAAGAGGGCGAATCTTGGGGTGGTCCGTTGAGGAGGACAACGGCGATTTCCCTGAAATTGAAAAGTTGTTGGATTATGTCGAACGCTTCCCCGAGAGCTTTAACCGGGATTTTCTCAACCTGTCACAACCTTTGATCAACCGGCGGTTGGGGAGAAAATGTGTTTTTCGGATGAGAAGAACAGCTTGTGACTGCAAAGGAAAGGTATTCACTATAATTCCAGTTCAGGGCGGCCGGAGCAGGCTCGCTACCCTGGTCCTTTACCGCCGTGAACCAGAATTTTCCGAGGAAGAGCTGGTTCTGGGAAAAGTGGCAGCTCTCGTTATAGCCAATGAAATCATGTACCTGAAGTCCGAGAGACAAGAAACCGTTAGCCAGAGAAAGGCTTCGCTCGGAGCGGCATTAGCGGCTATTTCACAGTCAGAAAGAGAGGCACTTTATCACCTTTTGTCTGAGCTTAAAGGTAAGGAAGGGGTCTTGGTGGCTAGCCACGTGGCCGACCGGGTAGGGTTGACCCGGTCAGTAGTGGCCAGCGCTCTTCGCAAGTTTGAGAGCGCCGGCATCATAGAGTCTCGATCGCTGGGCATGAAAGGTACTTACATAAGACTTCTGGTAGACAATATATTGGACGAGCTTCGCGGTTAACAAAAGGAAATGTGACTAATCCGGGCAGGATTAGTTTTTTTTTTCAGAAATTTTTATAAGCGCTGCCGATGCCGGAAGGAATAATTACGGTAATTATAGAATTTTGTAGGAAGATCGGGCAAACATGGGAGGGATGGCGATGCTCGATAAGGTCATCGGTAACCAAAGGATAAACGTTTTAGAAAAAGCTTTGGACGGTGCGATGTTGCGGCAAAAGGTCATAGCCAACAATTTGGCCAACGTCGATACCCCAGGGTACAAAGCTATGGAAGTTACTTTTGAAGAACAGCTCAAGAATTCAATGAAAGAAGCGGGGAGCGAGTACAACTTGAAAACAACCCATCCCCGGCACCTCCAAATACCGAACATCTCGAGTTTCCAGGTGGGGATTAATGTTGCCGAAGGGTACACTTTCCGCAATGACGGGAATAGTGTAGATATCGACCGAGAAATGGCGCGACTTTCTAAAAATGTCGTTTATTACAATGCAGTGTCTACCAGTATGAGCGAAGAGTTTAAGCTGCTGCGGATGGCTATCACCGAAGGGAGGGGTTAGCTTGAGGTTTTTGAACGCCTTCGACATCAGTGCCAGCGGGATGACAGCTCAGCGTCTGAGGATGGATGTTATCTCCAATAACCTGGCTAACGTTAATACTACTCGGACCCCGCAGGGGGGCCCCTACCGCCGACAGATGGTTATTTTCGAAGCTCGTACTCCTAGCAAAGGGAACTTCAAGGATTTATTGAGTGCTTATATGGAAGGCGAGGGGGGGGTTCGGGTAAAAGCCATACGAGAGGACACCTCGCCTTTCAAAAGAGTGTATGATCCTGGGAACCCGGACGCTGATCAGGATGGATACGTAAACATGCCCAATGTCAACGTGGTTTCAGAGATGGTAGACATGATTTCAGCTACCCGGGCTTATGAGGCCAATGTAAGCGCAGTAGAAGCTACGAAAAGTATGGCGATGAAAGCCTTGGAAATCGGTAGATAAAGGGGTAAAAGTAAATGAAGATAGATACCGTTACTCTTAATACCCTTAAACCGCTTCAGCCGCCGAGTTGGGCCAAAAGCGGGCAAGACTCAGCTTCGGCAGCCGACAATAGCAAAAGCTTTAGCAGTTATCTGAAAGCTGCGCTGAACGAGGTTAACCAGTTGCAGGAAGAGGCCGGCCAGTCAGCCCTTAACCTGGCTACGGGAGGGGAAGCCGACGTTCACCAAACGATGATAGCATACGAAAAGGCGGCTTTGGCGCTTCAGTTGACCATTGAGGTCAGGAACAAACTCATCGAAGCCTACCAAGAAATCATGAGAATGCAGATGTAGACTCAACAGGCTGGATGACGGAGAATTGGTATGAACAGTTTTTGGGAGCGAGTACAACACTGGTTACAGCTGGCCAAGAACAGGTGGAGTCTGTTGACTCTTAACCAGAAGGTTCTCATCAGCGGGGCTGTGCTTCTTACTTTGGTATCGCTAGGAATGCTTTTGTCCAGCCAAACGGCCAAGAACTACGAACCATTGTATTCCGGCCTGTCGGTGGAAGATGCTGCTGCCATAACCAAAAAGCTCGATGAGCTGAAAATAAGTTACCGCTTGAGCGACGAAGGTAGCACCATTCTAGTTCCTTCTGAGCAGAAGTACCAGGTGAGGTTACAGCTGGCAGGGGAAGGGCTACCAAAGGGAACAGCCGGTTTTGAGCTGTTTCAGAGTACCAGTTTTGGTGAGACCGAGACTGACAAAAGGGTGAAGTATCTGACAGCCCTGCAGGGAGAACTGGTCAGGACCATCGAAAGCTTAGACAAGATAGAATCCGCTCGGGTGCACCTGGTGTTGCCCGAGCCGCGGCTTTATGTCGATCAAGAGGCGCCGGCCACCGCTTCGGTGGTGCTGAAGGTGAAGATTGGCGAGGAATTGACCAACAGGGAAATATCAGGGATTGTCCATCTCGTGGCCAACAGTGTAGAGAAACTGAAACCCGAAAACGTGGTGGTGGTCGACCAGTACGGTAATCTACTTTCCGCTGATATTCCCTCCGCTGATTCTATGGCCTCGGCCGAGTTGTCGGTCCAGCAGATGGCAGTTAAGAGGCAGCTGGAAAGGGAAAAACAGCAAGCGGTTCAGAGCATGCTGGATGCAACCCTGGGGCCGGGCAAATCAGTAGTGAGGGTTAACGCAGAGCTTAATTTCGATGAAGTCGAACAGTACAGCCAGGATTTTGACCCTGAACAAAGGGTCGTGGTGAGCAAGCATACGGTGGAAGAGTCCAACACCAGCAGTAACACGGGGGCTGCTGCATCTCCTGGAGTCGATACCAATGTTCCGACGTATCAAGGGACAGAAGGGCAAGGGACTTCTAGTTCTACCTCGGAAAAGACCGAGCAGACCGTCAATTATGAAGGAGATAAGGTGGAGACCAAAACCAAGGTTGCTCCGGGAGCAATCAAAAGGATGACGGTAGCTGTGCTGGTCGACGAAGGGTTTGAGTCAAAGCGAGAAGAAATAGTTGAGGCCGTCAAAAATGCTGTCGGGGCCGACGAGAAAAGAAATGACAGCGTGTATGTTAGCTTTATGAAATTTCAAACCCCAACTGAGGAGACTGCTCCTCCGGCAAGTACTTGGCAAAAGTATATGTTACCAGCAGGTTTGGGGGCCACGTTGGTGATAGCCGTTTTGCTGTTCTGGCTGGCTAGACGCAGGAAAGCACAAGAACAAGAAGGGTTTGAGGCTTTGGTAGACGAGGAGATACCTATTGAATCTTTGGTCGAACGGGAACTGACTCCGGAAGAAAGAGAAAAGCTCAAGATCCGCGAGGAGATCGATAAGCTTATAGATGAAAATCCCGCAGATGTGGCTCAGATAATAAGAACCTGGCTATTGGAAGAGAAGAGGTGAGGGAATGGTCAGGAAGGGTTTGAGCGGCAAGCAGAAGGCTGCTAATTTTCTTATTTTCCTGGGCCCGGAAAAGTCAGCCAAGATTTTCAAACACCTGAACGAGAGCGAAATTGAGGAACTTACTCTGGAGATAGCCAACGTTCGCAAGATTACCGGGGATCGCGTGGACGACGTTTTCCGCGAGTTCTACGAAATGGCTTTGGCTAACCAGTACATCGCCCAGGGGGGCATCGAGTACGCGAAAGAACTTCTAGAGAAAGCCTTAGGGCCCCAGAAAGCCGTAGAAATACTGTCCAGGATATCGGCATCGCTTCAAGTACGACCTTTTGACTTTGCCCGTAAGACAGAACCTGCGCAGTTATTGAACTTTATCCAGGCCGAACACCCGCAGACCATCGCTTTGGTGTTGGCGTATTTGGAACCCGAGAAAGCTTCGATTATTCTTTCCGCGTTACCGCCTGATAAACAATCGGATGTAGCGAGAAGGATAGCGTTGATGGATACGACTTCACCGGATGCGATTAAGGAAGTGGAGAGGGTGCTGGAGCGCAAGTTGTCTTCGGTGATCCCTCATGAAGTTACCAGTGCCGGCGGGGTTAAGTCTCTGGTCGAGATTTTGAACCGGGTGGACCGGGCTACAGAGAAGACCATACTGGAAGCTTTGGAAGTTCAGGATCCGGAATTAGCAGAAGAGGTTAAGAGGCTGATGTTTGTCTTCGAGGACATCGTCACCATGGATGACCGTTCGGTTCAAAGAGTGCTGCGTGAAGTGGAGTCTCATGATCTGGCATTGGCGCTTAAAGGGGCGAGTGATGAGGTCGCGACCAAGATATTTAACAACATGTCGAAGCGTGCTGGCGAGATGTTGCGTGAGGATATACAGTTCATGGGACCGGTACGTTTGCGCGACGTAGAAGAGGCGCAGCAACGCATAGTCAACATCATCCGCAAGCTGGAAGATGCTGGAGAGATTGTTATTGCCCGCGGTGGGGGTGACGAGATCATTGTCTAAGATCATCAAGTCAAAATACTTGGTAATTAAGGAGCCTCGGATGTTGAGCAATTTCGAACCGGAGTCAGGGAAGGGGCTAGCCGAAATAAGAAATAATGAGACCCTGGTTGAACCTGATAAGCGGGAACTTGAAGTGGAGGAGCTTCGCACAGAAGTGGCTGAGGTCATTAGAGAAGCAGAGGATATGGTAAAAGAGATCCTGGAAAATGCCCGGGCCGAAGCGCAGCAGGTAATAGCCTCAGCAGAGGAAGAAGCTGACAGGATAAAGAACCTAGCACGGCAGGAGGCAGAATTGATCAAAAAACACTCCTGGGAAGAGGGTTATCGCGAGGGACAGGAAAAGGCTTTCCAAGAGATAGAAGACTTAAGAAGCAAGACCTTGTTAGAGTGTCATCAGATGGTAGAAGAAGCAAGGAAGACCAAGGAATCTATCATCCGTTCTGCAGAAGAAGACATAGTGAACTTGGCTTTAGCCATAGCCCGTAAGATCATAGATAAGGAAGTAAGAGAAAATTCCGATATAATTATTAACCTAATACGCAGTACCCTGGCGATGGTTGGAAACGCGGGAAACTCAAAGATCCTGGTAAATTCCCATGATTTTGAGACTGTCGCGGAGAACAGATTTAGCCTCGCCAGCCCTGGCCAGGCTATCGAGCATTTGGAAGTTCAGCTTGATAACCGGATTACTCCGGGTGGTTTTATCATTGAAAGCGATGTAGGGATAGTGGATGCTCAGCTGGAAACCCGTATAAGTAAGGTGGCTGAAGCCTTGATGGGGGAAGCAGGAAACAGTGGGGAAAGTAACCACACTTGACTTGGACAAGTACCTAAAGGTTCTGGATAAGGTAAACCCCTTGGTTTTCAAGGGCAGGATATCTCAAGTAGTGGGGCTAACCATCGAATCCGATGGGCCCAGGGCCAGGATGGGAGAATTGTGTCTTGTTCGGAGCCCGGGCAGGAGTGACAAGCCCTTACGGTGCGAGGTAGTGGGATTCAAAGGTAATAAGACCTTGCTGATGCCCCTAGGAGAGTTAGATGGTATTGGACCTGGCAGCGAGATTGTGGCTACCGGGCAAACCTTCAAGGTCAGGGTTGGGCGCAGCCTGGTGGGGCGGGTTTTGAACGGGCTGGGAGAGCCTATAGACGGGGGAGGGCCAGTGGAGACAGAGACCACGTACCCCGTAATGAATCATCCGCCCGATCCTCTGAAAAGACGTCGGATAACTGAGGTGCTGCCAGTGGGGGTAAGGGCTATAGACGCCCTGGTTACTGTTGGCAAAGGG
The sequence above is drawn from the Syntrophothermus lipocalidus DSM 12680 genome and encodes:
- the xerC gene encoding tyrosine recombinase XerC, with the translated sequence MGLVLLSHVKRFLEHLEIEKGASPLTLAGYRSDLERFVAHFADKRGIGPEEIGFEVLDPRTVREYLAHLQECGLKRSTMARKVAALRSFGKYLCSSQIIEVNPVATVSTPRREKRLPRFLYSQEVEALLAAPDGGDVLGLRDQAILELLYATGIRVGELVGLDLPDFDAEERFIRVMGKGSKERIVPVGARAVEAMNRYLNSSRRVLAARKQGTENAIFLNRHGTRLSARGVRNIVNRYVEEIALRLKISPHTLRHTFATHLLNGGADLRSVQELLGHARLSTTQVYTHVTAERLKNIYDDKFPRR
- the fliG gene encoding flagellar motor switch protein FliG, translating into MVRKGLSGKQKAANFLIFLGPEKSAKIFKHLNESEIEELTLEIANVRKITGDRVDDVFREFYEMALANQYIAQGGIEYAKELLEKALGPQKAVEILSRISASLQVRPFDFARKTEPAQLLNFIQAEHPQTIALVLAYLEPEKASIILSALPPDKQSDVARRIALMDTTSPDAIKEVERVLERKLSSVIPHEVTSAGGVKSLVEILNRVDRATEKTILEALEVQDPELAEEVKRLMFVFEDIVTMDDRSVQRVLREVESHDLALALKGASDEVATKIFNNMSKRAGEMLREDIQFMGPVRLRDVEEAQQRIVNIIRKLEDAGEIVIARGGGDEIIV
- the hslV gene encoding ATP-dependent protease subunit HslV, which gives rise to MFRATTIVAVKKDGEVTIAGDGQVTYGQTFVLKAQAKKIRTLYNGKVLAGFAGSVADAITLFERFEDCLRESNGNLTRAAVEVAKQWRTDRVLRRLEALLIVADKEKMFLISGSGEVIEPDDQVVAIGSGGPYALAAARALLRHTQLSSREIAEEALRIAAEICVFTNGNISVEQLK
- the fliE gene encoding flagellar hook-basal body complex protein FliE — protein: MKIDTVTLNTLKPLQPPSWAKSGQDSASAADNSKSFSSYLKAALNEVNQLQEEAGQSALNLATGGEADVHQTMIAYEKAALALQLTIEVRNKLIEAYQEIMRMQM
- the fliF gene encoding flagellar basal-body MS-ring/collar protein FliF — encoded protein: MNSFWERVQHWLQLAKNRWSLLTLNQKVLISGAVLLTLVSLGMLLSSQTAKNYEPLYSGLSVEDAAAITKKLDELKISYRLSDEGSTILVPSEQKYQVRLQLAGEGLPKGTAGFELFQSTSFGETETDKRVKYLTALQGELVRTIESLDKIESARVHLVLPEPRLYVDQEAPATASVVLKVKIGEELTNREISGIVHLVANSVEKLKPENVVVVDQYGNLLSADIPSADSMASAELSVQQMAVKRQLEREKQQAVQSMLDATLGPGKSVVRVNAELNFDEVEQYSQDFDPEQRVVVSKHTVEESNTSSNTGAAASPGVDTNVPTYQGTEGQGTSSSTSEKTEQTVNYEGDKVETKTKVAPGAIKRMTVAVLVDEGFESKREEIVEAVKNAVGADEKRNDSVYVSFMKFQTPTEETAPPASTWQKYMLPAGLGATLVIAVLLFWLARRRKAQEQEGFEALVDEEIPIESLVERELTPEEREKLKIREEIDKLIDENPADVAQIIRTWLLEEKR
- the flgB gene encoding flagellar basal body rod protein FlgB, which translates into the protein MLDKVIGNQRINVLEKALDGAMLRQKVIANNLANVDTPGYKAMEVTFEEQLKNSMKEAGSEYNLKTTHPRHLQIPNISSFQVGINVAEGYTFRNDGNSVDIDREMARLSKNVVYYNAVSTSMSEEFKLLRMAITEGRG
- a CDS encoding FliH/SctL family protein, producing the protein MSKIIKSKYLVIKEPRMLSNFEPESGKGLAEIRNNETLVEPDKRELEVEELRTEVAEVIREAEDMVKEILENARAEAQQVIASAEEEADRIKNLARQEAELIKKHSWEEGYREGQEKAFQEIEDLRSKTLLECHQMVEEARKTKESIIRSAEEDIVNLALAIARKIIDKEVRENSDIIINLIRSTLAMVGNAGNSKILVNSHDFETVAENRFSLASPGQAIEHLEVQLDNRITPGGFIIESDVGIVDAQLETRISKVAEALMGEAGNSGESNHT
- the flgC gene encoding flagellar basal body rod protein FlgC is translated as MRFLNAFDISASGMTAQRLRMDVISNNLANVNTTRTPQGGPYRRQMVIFEARTPSKGNFKDLLSAYMEGEGGVRVKAIREDTSPFKRVYDPGNPDADQDGYVNMPNVNVVSEMVDMISATRAYEANVSAVEATKSMAMKALEIGR
- the hslU gene encoding ATP-dependent protease ATPase subunit HslU → MENLTPRAIVEELDRYIVGQEAAKKAVAIALRNRYRRKKLPAEIGEEIYPKNIIMIGPTGVGKTEIARRLAKLVNAPFIKVEATKFTEVGYVGRDVDSMIRDLVETSVQMIKKEKMAEVENKARKLAEERIVDYMLPLPKKRGSQVVNPLEFLLGRTSSETDNQDSDIGPGYEDIRRRREILSTKIARMELEDELIEIEVEEKPVSFFEVFSGAGVEEMGINLQDMLGSLAPKSKKKRKVTVAEARRILTNEESQKLIDMDEVQREAVYRAENSGIIFLDEIDKIAGRETGHGPDVSRGGVQRDILPIVEGSTVMTKYGPVKTDHILFIAAGAFHITKPSDLIPELQGRFPIRVELTSLTVEDFRRILTEPDNSLIKQYVALLSTEGVDISFTPEAIDYIAQVSYEVNASTENIGARRLHTILEKVLEDLLFEASEMAGQTVVIDKAYVEARLGPIIKDEDLSRYIL
- the codY gene encoding GTP-sensing pleiotropic transcriptional regulator CodY, with product MAGVSLWKRCLGLSEVTEQQDEAPVDFGQMAALIAQNIDCNVYIVGRRGRILGWSVEEDNGDFPEIEKLLDYVERFPESFNRDFLNLSQPLINRRLGRKCVFRMRRTACDCKGKVFTIIPVQGGRSRLATLVLYRREPEFSEEELVLGKVAALVIANEIMYLKSERQETVSQRKASLGAALAAISQSEREALYHLLSELKGKEGVLVASHVADRVGLTRSVVASALRKFESAGIIESRSLGMKGTYIRLLVDNILDELRG
- the trmFO gene encoding methylenetetrahydrofolate--tRNA-(uracil(54)-C(5))-methyltransferase (FADH(2)-oxidizing) TrmFO, giving the protein MVVGGGLAGCEAAYRIAESGIRVRLCEMRPVRMTPAHQTGYLAELVCSNSLKSEDPATAQGLLKAEMRLLGSLLLDCAEDCRVPAGSALAVERELFAAKVTGIIRSHPLIRVEEREITCIPEEGITIIATGPLTSDRLAAWIRDVTGEDNLYFYDAVAPVVTADSLDFSKIFRGSRYGKGGDDYLNCPLTEEEYRRFYRALVEADVHEGHPVDKGLFFEGCMPIEVIARRGEAALCFGPMRPVGLESGDGKRVHAVVQLRQENREGTLYSLVGFQTRLRFKEQERVFRLIPGLEKAEFVRYGVMHRNTYINSPRLLEPTLAFTPKDGVFFAGQITGCEGYMESAATGILAGLNAVRLAAGKPLLVLPRTTMIGALCHHITSASGDRFQPMNANFGLLPPLEEKVKGRRERYLAYSKRSLRSLQEFVDKAELG